From a region of the Oncorhynchus tshawytscha isolate Ot180627B linkage group LG14, Otsh_v2.0, whole genome shotgun sequence genome:
- the nmd3 gene encoding 60S ribosomal export protein NMD3 isoform X1: MDKLLHSGKREGTGSFSHQKVVCRHHPAPPFQFVLVKRGGPQRGLEKHSANLTTTPTPFIMEYMQAPATSSQGNILCCTCGIPIPPNPANMCVSCLRTTVDISEGIPKQVNLHFCKQCERYLQPPASWVQCALESRELLALCLKKLKGNMTKVRLIDAGFLWTEPHSKRIKLKVTIQKEVMNGAILQQVFVVEFVIQGQMCDDCHRVEAKDFWNSVVQVRQKTSHKKTFYYLEQLILKHKLHQNALNIKEIHEGIDFYYATKQHAQKMVDFLQCTVPCRSKTSQRLISHDIHSNTFNYKSTYSIEIVPVCKDNVVCLSPRLAQSLGNMGQVCVCARVTSTIHLIDPNTLQIAEVDGGTYWRNPFNSLVSPRQLEEFIVMDTDIIRNQKLGAGAGIRSNKHTLAEVWVQKTSEMDTAQQYHCRTHLGHLLNIGDLVQGFDFANSNVNDEFLNKMNPSHIPDVVLIKKSYNRSKRVKRRNWKLKEMDKDREGMAPEDERQYQDFLEDLEEDEALRKNVNIFRDASKIPVESDTDDEGAPRISLMEMLEDLSLTDATGGEGADMLTE; this comes from the exons ATGGATAAG CTACTGCACTCAGGCAAACGAGAGGGGACTGGGTCCTTTTCTCACCAGAAAGTGGTGTGTCGTCATCACCCTGCTCCTCCTTTCCAGTTTGTGTTGGTGAAACGTGGAGGTCCGCAACGTGGCTTGGAAAAACATTCTGCAA ATCTCACTACAACACCCACACCATTTATAATGGAGTACATGCAAGCACCTGCTACAAGCAGCCAGGGGAACAT CCTGTGCTGCACCTGTGGCATCCCCATCCCCCCAAACCCAGCCAACATGTGTGTGTCTTGCCTCCGGACCACAGTGGATATCTCCGAGGGAATCCCCAAGCAAGTCAATCTGCACTTCTGCAAGCAGTGTGAACG GTACTTGCAGCCTCCAGCCTCCTGGGTGCAGTGTGCTCTGGAGTCCAGGGAACTGCTCGCCCTCTGCCTTAAAAAACTGAAGGGCAACATGACCAAA GTGCGTCTGATCGATGCTGGATTCCTGTGGACGGAACCCCACTCCAAGCGGATCAAGTTGAAGGTGACCATAcagaaagag GTGATGAACGGAGCCATCCTGCAGCAGGTGTTTGTGGTGGAGTTTGTCATCCAGGGCCAGATGTGTGACGACTGCCACCGTGTCGAGGCCAAGGACTTCTGGAACTCTGTGGTGCAAGTCAGACAGAAG ACTTCTCACAAGAAGACCTTCTACTACCTGGAGCAGCTGATTCTCAAGCACAAACTCCATCAGAATGCACTCAACATCAAGGAGATCCATG agGGTATTGATTTCTACTATGCCACCAAGCAGCATGCTCAGAAGATGGTGGATTTCCTCCAGTGCACAGTCCCCTGCAG GTCGAAGACCTCCCAGCGCCTCATCTCCCACGACATCCACTCAAACACATTCAACTACAAGAGCACCTACTCCATTGAGATTGTTCCTGTTTGCAAG GACAACGTGGTGTGTCTGTCGCCACGTCTGGCTCAGAGCCTGGGGAACatgggccaggtgtgtgtgtgcgcccgagTCACCAGCACCATCCACCTCATTGACCCCAACACCCTGCAGA TCGCTGAGGTGGACGGGGGCACATACTGGCGCAACCCCTTCAACAGCCTTGTTAGCCCACGGCAACTGGAGGAGTTCATCGTCATGGATACTGACATCATCAGGAACCAGAAGCTGGGGGCGGGAGCAGGCATAAGGTCCAATAAG CACACCCTGGCTGAGGTGTGGGTGCAGAAAACCTCAGAGATGGACACGGCTCAGCAGTACCACTGTCGCACCCACCTGGGCCACCTGCTCAACATAGGAGACCTGGTTCAGGG CTTTGACTTTGCCAATTCCAACGTTAATGATGAGTTTCTGAACAAGATGAACCCGAGTCATATTCCTGACGTG GTGCTAATCAAGAAGAGCTACAACCGCAGCAAGAGGGTGAAGCGCAGGAACTGGAAGCTGAAAGAGATGGACAAAGATAGAGAGGGCATGGCGCCTGAAGACGAGAg aCAATACCAGGACTTCCTAGAGGACCTGGAGGAGGACGAAGCCCTGAGAAAGAACGTCAACATCTTCCGAG ATGCGTCTAAGATCCCAGTGGAGAGTGATACGGATGACGAGGGCGCCCCTCGGATCTCTCTgatggagatgctggaggacCTCAGCCTGACAGACGCCACCGGGGGAGAGGGAGCCGACATGCTGACCGAATAG
- the nmd3 gene encoding 60S ribosomal export protein NMD3 isoform X2 — translation MDKFVLVKRGGPQRGLEKHSANLTTTPTPFIMEYMQAPATSSQGNILCCTCGIPIPPNPANMCVSCLRTTVDISEGIPKQVNLHFCKQCERYLQPPASWVQCALESRELLALCLKKLKGNMTKVRLIDAGFLWTEPHSKRIKLKVTIQKEVMNGAILQQVFVVEFVIQGQMCDDCHRVEAKDFWNSVVQVRQKTSHKKTFYYLEQLILKHKLHQNALNIKEIHEGIDFYYATKQHAQKMVDFLQCTVPCRSKTSQRLISHDIHSNTFNYKSTYSIEIVPVCKDNVVCLSPRLAQSLGNMGQVCVCARVTSTIHLIDPNTLQIAEVDGGTYWRNPFNSLVSPRQLEEFIVMDTDIIRNQKLGAGAGIRSNKHTLAEVWVQKTSEMDTAQQYHCRTHLGHLLNIGDLVQGFDFANSNVNDEFLNKMNPSHIPDVVLIKKSYNRSKRVKRRNWKLKEMDKDREGMAPEDERQYQDFLEDLEEDEALRKNVNIFRDASKIPVESDTDDEGAPRISLMEMLEDLSLTDATGGEGADMLTE, via the exons ATGGATAAG TTTGTGTTGGTGAAACGTGGAGGTCCGCAACGTGGCTTGGAAAAACATTCTGCAA ATCTCACTACAACACCCACACCATTTATAATGGAGTACATGCAAGCACCTGCTACAAGCAGCCAGGGGAACAT CCTGTGCTGCACCTGTGGCATCCCCATCCCCCCAAACCCAGCCAACATGTGTGTGTCTTGCCTCCGGACCACAGTGGATATCTCCGAGGGAATCCCCAAGCAAGTCAATCTGCACTTCTGCAAGCAGTGTGAACG GTACTTGCAGCCTCCAGCCTCCTGGGTGCAGTGTGCTCTGGAGTCCAGGGAACTGCTCGCCCTCTGCCTTAAAAAACTGAAGGGCAACATGACCAAA GTGCGTCTGATCGATGCTGGATTCCTGTGGACGGAACCCCACTCCAAGCGGATCAAGTTGAAGGTGACCATAcagaaagag GTGATGAACGGAGCCATCCTGCAGCAGGTGTTTGTGGTGGAGTTTGTCATCCAGGGCCAGATGTGTGACGACTGCCACCGTGTCGAGGCCAAGGACTTCTGGAACTCTGTGGTGCAAGTCAGACAGAAG ACTTCTCACAAGAAGACCTTCTACTACCTGGAGCAGCTGATTCTCAAGCACAAACTCCATCAGAATGCACTCAACATCAAGGAGATCCATG agGGTATTGATTTCTACTATGCCACCAAGCAGCATGCTCAGAAGATGGTGGATTTCCTCCAGTGCACAGTCCCCTGCAG GTCGAAGACCTCCCAGCGCCTCATCTCCCACGACATCCACTCAAACACATTCAACTACAAGAGCACCTACTCCATTGAGATTGTTCCTGTTTGCAAG GACAACGTGGTGTGTCTGTCGCCACGTCTGGCTCAGAGCCTGGGGAACatgggccaggtgtgtgtgtgcgcccgagTCACCAGCACCATCCACCTCATTGACCCCAACACCCTGCAGA TCGCTGAGGTGGACGGGGGCACATACTGGCGCAACCCCTTCAACAGCCTTGTTAGCCCACGGCAACTGGAGGAGTTCATCGTCATGGATACTGACATCATCAGGAACCAGAAGCTGGGGGCGGGAGCAGGCATAAGGTCCAATAAG CACACCCTGGCTGAGGTGTGGGTGCAGAAAACCTCAGAGATGGACACGGCTCAGCAGTACCACTGTCGCACCCACCTGGGCCACCTGCTCAACATAGGAGACCTGGTTCAGGG CTTTGACTTTGCCAATTCCAACGTTAATGATGAGTTTCTGAACAAGATGAACCCGAGTCATATTCCTGACGTG GTGCTAATCAAGAAGAGCTACAACCGCAGCAAGAGGGTGAAGCGCAGGAACTGGAAGCTGAAAGAGATGGACAAAGATAGAGAGGGCATGGCGCCTGAAGACGAGAg aCAATACCAGGACTTCCTAGAGGACCTGGAGGAGGACGAAGCCCTGAGAAAGAACGTCAACATCTTCCGAG ATGCGTCTAAGATCCCAGTGGAGAGTGATACGGATGACGAGGGCGCCCCTCGGATCTCTCTgatggagatgctggaggacCTCAGCCTGACAGACGCCACCGGGGGAGAGGGAGCCGACATGCTGACCGAATAG
- the nmd3 gene encoding 60S ribosomal export protein NMD3 isoform X3, producing MEYMQAPATSSQGNILCCTCGIPIPPNPANMCVSCLRTTVDISEGIPKQVNLHFCKQCERYLQPPASWVQCALESRELLALCLKKLKGNMTKVRLIDAGFLWTEPHSKRIKLKVTIQKEVMNGAILQQVFVVEFVIQGQMCDDCHRVEAKDFWNSVVQVRQKTSHKKTFYYLEQLILKHKLHQNALNIKEIHEGIDFYYATKQHAQKMVDFLQCTVPCRSKTSQRLISHDIHSNTFNYKSTYSIEIVPVCKDNVVCLSPRLAQSLGNMGQVCVCARVTSTIHLIDPNTLQIAEVDGGTYWRNPFNSLVSPRQLEEFIVMDTDIIRNQKLGAGAGIRSNKHTLAEVWVQKTSEMDTAQQYHCRTHLGHLLNIGDLVQGFDFANSNVNDEFLNKMNPSHIPDVVLIKKSYNRSKRVKRRNWKLKEMDKDREGMAPEDERQYQDFLEDLEEDEALRKNVNIFRDASKIPVESDTDDEGAPRISLMEMLEDLSLTDATGGEGADMLTE from the exons ATGGAGTACATGCAAGCACCTGCTACAAGCAGCCAGGGGAACAT CCTGTGCTGCACCTGTGGCATCCCCATCCCCCCAAACCCAGCCAACATGTGTGTGTCTTGCCTCCGGACCACAGTGGATATCTCCGAGGGAATCCCCAAGCAAGTCAATCTGCACTTCTGCAAGCAGTGTGAACG GTACTTGCAGCCTCCAGCCTCCTGGGTGCAGTGTGCTCTGGAGTCCAGGGAACTGCTCGCCCTCTGCCTTAAAAAACTGAAGGGCAACATGACCAAA GTGCGTCTGATCGATGCTGGATTCCTGTGGACGGAACCCCACTCCAAGCGGATCAAGTTGAAGGTGACCATAcagaaagag GTGATGAACGGAGCCATCCTGCAGCAGGTGTTTGTGGTGGAGTTTGTCATCCAGGGCCAGATGTGTGACGACTGCCACCGTGTCGAGGCCAAGGACTTCTGGAACTCTGTGGTGCAAGTCAGACAGAAG ACTTCTCACAAGAAGACCTTCTACTACCTGGAGCAGCTGATTCTCAAGCACAAACTCCATCAGAATGCACTCAACATCAAGGAGATCCATG agGGTATTGATTTCTACTATGCCACCAAGCAGCATGCTCAGAAGATGGTGGATTTCCTCCAGTGCACAGTCCCCTGCAG GTCGAAGACCTCCCAGCGCCTCATCTCCCACGACATCCACTCAAACACATTCAACTACAAGAGCACCTACTCCATTGAGATTGTTCCTGTTTGCAAG GACAACGTGGTGTGTCTGTCGCCACGTCTGGCTCAGAGCCTGGGGAACatgggccaggtgtgtgtgtgcgcccgagTCACCAGCACCATCCACCTCATTGACCCCAACACCCTGCAGA TCGCTGAGGTGGACGGGGGCACATACTGGCGCAACCCCTTCAACAGCCTTGTTAGCCCACGGCAACTGGAGGAGTTCATCGTCATGGATACTGACATCATCAGGAACCAGAAGCTGGGGGCGGGAGCAGGCATAAGGTCCAATAAG CACACCCTGGCTGAGGTGTGGGTGCAGAAAACCTCAGAGATGGACACGGCTCAGCAGTACCACTGTCGCACCCACCTGGGCCACCTGCTCAACATAGGAGACCTGGTTCAGGG CTTTGACTTTGCCAATTCCAACGTTAATGATGAGTTTCTGAACAAGATGAACCCGAGTCATATTCCTGACGTG GTGCTAATCAAGAAGAGCTACAACCGCAGCAAGAGGGTGAAGCGCAGGAACTGGAAGCTGAAAGAGATGGACAAAGATAGAGAGGGCATGGCGCCTGAAGACGAGAg aCAATACCAGGACTTCCTAGAGGACCTGGAGGAGGACGAAGCCCTGAGAAAGAACGTCAACATCTTCCGAG ATGCGTCTAAGATCCCAGTGGAGAGTGATACGGATGACGAGGGCGCCCCTCGGATCTCTCTgatggagatgctggaggacCTCAGCCTGACAGACGCCACCGGGGGAGAGGGAGCCGACATGCTGACCGAATAG